The Amblyomma americanum isolate KBUSLIRL-KWMA chromosome 5, ASM5285725v1, whole genome shotgun sequence genome window below encodes:
- the LOC144134687 gene encoding uncharacterized protein LOC144134687 — protein sequence MQVGVPYTLFAKKSSNYCLVQLPSPQCCFCLAVECVNVIRALLLLSGDVETNPGPPNTDAVLAELQKLSAGQRKHISEVQGLKNQLVTTDKTISALSERVANLEIQFEVISTLRTEIGTLQTSTARTTHQLSEIDTRLDDLENRSKRNNLVFYGLPDPNEKESYDQSEKIIQHCLDSLNLVIDPNDIERAHRLGSHSIDRQRPIIVMLSAFKTKGVILSNGPKLKNTDFSIGEDFSRPVRNARKHLVAFARTKSGPFSLRYKTLHMGPKRYMFDQDTQTVKEIA from the coding sequence atgcaggtcgGTGTTCCATATACTCTTTTTGCTAAGAAATCTAGTAATTATTGTCTGGTGCAGCTGCCAAGCCCACAGTGCTGCTTCTGCCTTGCTGTTGAATGTGTCAATGTGATTCGTGCTTTACTATTACTATCGGGCGATGTTGAAACAAATCCGGGACCACCTAATACTGATGCTGTTTTGGCCGAACTGCAAAAGTTGAGCGCTGGTCAGAGAAAACATATTTCTGAAGTCCAAGGCCTGAAAAATCAACTAGTAACAACAGATAAAACAATATCTGCCCTAAGCGAACGAGTTGCGAATCTTGAAATCCAATTTGAGGTAATTAGTACCCTGCGAACAGAAATCGGAACACTTCAAACCAGCACTGCTAGAACGACCCACCAGCTTTCCGAGATAGACACACGTCTGGATGATCTTGAGAACCGCTCAAAAAGAAACAATCTGGTATTCTATGGACTTCCCGACCCAAATGAGAAAGAATCATACGACCAATCAGAAAAAATAATCCAGCACTGCCTTGATAGCTTGAACCTCGTAATCGACCCTAACGACATAGAGCGCGCACACCGCCTTGGCAGTCACAGCATTGACCGCCAAAGACCTATAATAGTGATGCTGTCTGCTTTCAAAACCAAAGGGGTCATTCTTTCGAATGGCCCTAAGCTTAAAAATACAGATTTCAGTATCGGCGAAGATTTTTCTCGGCCCGTCCGAAATGCCCGAAAACACCTTGTGGCTTTCGCCAGAACCAAGTCAGGACCCTTTTCCCTTCGATACAAAACGCTGCACATGGGACCAAAACGTTATATGTTTGACCAAGACACACAGACCGTGAAAGAAATCGCATAG